The DNA window CCTGCGTAGACCTCTCTTCCAACGTGTTCACTGAATATTTTTTCTGTAATAGTTTGTCCCATGTGTTTACCTATATTTTTCATTTTTAATTAATTTTGAGCGATTATATCTAAAATTTTTTTAAGAGCCCAAATGCGTGTTGTTTTTTTCTGCTTTTTCTTTTTTAGAAGATTTAAACTGAAACCATATGATTAATACCACTGCCAAGTCGATAATCACATCAGCTAAGTTGAAAATAGCAAATTCAAATCCACAATGCCAATAGACATAATCCACCACCGCTCCATGTACAAATCGATCAATAATATTCCCGATACCACCAGCGTACAGAAGTGCTACAGGTAACAAGTAGTAGTTTAAAACCGATTTATTAAGCAGCAGATAAATCGCCCCACCTAATAAAAGTGCAATTTGTATGTATTTTAAATACTCTGCTAAAAATGCGAACATTGAAAATGCCACACCATAATTGTATGCCAAAACAAAAGAGAGACACTCTCCTTCATACTCTAAACCATTGACAAACAACATCTTGACGTATTGGTCAATGATTAAAATTGCTACAAACAGAAGTATTGCAACAAGGTATCGTTGTTTCATATTTTACTTTGAATAAACGCTACGAGTTTGTCCATAGCTTTTTTCACTTCTTTTTCATCTTTACCTTCTAAAAGCAATCGCATTTTATTCTCTGTTCCTGAGTATCGAATAAGGTCTCGAATACCTTGAGATCGAATGCTTTCAAGCTCTTCTTCTAAACCTTCAATTTGATCAAGTGGCAGTTTTTGACTCACATTCAAGTTCACCAAAAGTTGTGGATAGAGTTCAAATGCATTGAGTACTTCACTCGCTTTTTTACCGCTTTTAATCAGCATGGCCAATACTTGAAGCGCTGAAGCCAGACCATCTCCAGTTTTTGCCACATCACCAAAAATGATGTGCCCACTTTGCTCACCACCAAAGTTCAAGTCATTATCTTTCATATCCATCAAAATATATTTATCACCCACATCCGTACGGTTGAGTTTAAGCTCATACCTTTGCAGATAATCTTCCAATGCTTTATTACTCATGACCGTTGCCACGCAAGTTTGTCCTTTGAGCAATTTTTCTTGATGCAAATAGACACACAACGCACCAATAAGTTTATCCCCGTGTACGACTTCACCATTTTCATCAACAATCACCAGTCTATCGGCATCTCCATCTAAAGCAATTCCAATATCTGCACGTACTTCTTGTACGATTTTCCCCACATTTTTAGGATGCAGCGCACCACAATCTTCGTTGATGTTGTATCCATTGGGTTTATTGTTAATGGTAATCACTTCAGCCCCAAGCTCTTCAAGAATCGTTGGTCCTACTTTATAAGCTGCTCCATTGGCACAATCAAGGACAATTCTCATGCCATTAAGCGATAAATCTTTAGGAAAAGAGCTCTTAATTGAGACGATGTATCGTCCTATAACATCATCAATTCTTTTTGAAGCGCCAATTTGTTTTCCAGTTACTTGTGAGCTTTTAATAAGTTCATCGTTATAAAAGATTTTCTCTATCTCTGCTTCACATCCTGTACCCAACTTATCTCCGTTTTTGTTAAAAAATTTAATTCCATTGTCATCAAAGGGATTATGAGAAGCTGAAAGCATGATTCCTGCATCACATCGCATGCTCTCTGTTAAGTAAGCAATCGCAGGTGTGGGCATAGGACCAATTTGAATCACGTCATATCCCACTGCGGTTAAACCACTGACCAATGCGTTTTCTATCATGTATCCACTACGTCTGGTATCTTTACCCACTAAAATTTTGTTCGTATATGACTGTTTTCTAAAAAATATTCCTGCTGCCATTGCCAATTTCATAGCGGTCATTGCATCTAGGAATTCGCCCGCTTTTCCCCGTACTCCGTCGGTACCGAATAGTTTCATTACCACTTCCTAAGTTTAAACTTTCTTTAAAGATATTTTCTGTAGTATTCTACCCTTAAAAATTTTATAAAGAGGTTAAAATTAAAATGGCAAATCACAAATCTGCTGAGAAAAGAGCACGACAAACTAAGGTTAGAACTGAGCGAAACAGATTCTACAAAACAAGAATTAAAAACATCACAAAAGATGTTTTATCTGCGGTAGAGGCTGCTGATAAAGATAAAGCTTTAGAAGCAATGAAAACAGCGAATAAATACCTTCACCACTGCGTTGCAAAAGGTGTATTAAAAAAAGGTAATGCTGCTAGAAAAGTAAGTAGATTACAAGTAAAAGTGAACGCACTATAATCGACTTAACCGTACAAATATATGTTACAAGATAAACTTCAACCCTTTCTTGATCGTTATGAAGAGATCAATAATTTATTGGTTTCTCCAGACATCACAACAAATATCAAAAAGATGACGGAGCTTTCAAAAGAGCAATCGAGTCTTGAAGCAATTGTAAATGCTGCAAAAGAGTATTTACAAGTTATTCATGATATCGAAGAGAACAAACAACTTTTAGAAGACAGCGAATTAGGTGAATTGGCAAAAGAGGAACTTAAAGAGTTAGAACCTAAAAAAATAGAACTTGAGTCTGAGATCAAAATTTTACTTGTACCCAAAGATCCAAATGATGATAAAAACATCTATTTGGAACTTCGTGCTGGTACAGGTGGTGATGAAGCTGCCATTTTCGTAGGGGATTTATTTAGAGCCTATTTACGATATGCAGAACTTAAGGGTTGGAAAGTAGAAGTCATGAGCTCAAGTGAGAGTGAAGCTGGTGGCTATAAAGAGATGGTTTTTCTCGTAAAAGGTGATCAGGTCTACAGTCGATTAAAATTCGAAGGTGGAACACACCGAGTTCAAAGGGTACCAGCAACAGAGTCACAAGGAAGAGTTCATACTTCAGCAATCACAGTAGCAGTGATGCCAGAAATTGATGATGTTGAAATTGAAATTAACCCAAATGATTTAAAAATAGATGTAATGCGTTCATCTGGTTGTGGTGGTCAGTCTGTAAATACAACAGACAGTGCGGTTCGAATCACTCACTTACCAACAGGTATAGTGGTGACTAACCAAGACCAAAAATCACAACACAAAAACAAAGAGAAAGCAATGAAGGTTTTAAAAGCAAGGCTATATGACCTTCAGATGCAAGAACAACAAGAGAAAGAGGGTGCCAACCGAAAAGAGCAAGTGGGTACCGGTGATAGAAGTGGACGAATTCGTACCTATAACTATCCTCAAAACCGAGTGAGTGATCATCGTATTAACTTGACACTCTATCGTTTAGAAAACATAATGGAAGATGGGGTTTTTGATGAAATCATTGACCCACTCATTGCCAATCACCAAGCTCAACTTATGGAAGCCAGTGGACTATAAGTCCCTTGGCTTTTCTTATATAAACCATTCCACGTAATCATACTGTAACCATAATACTCTACAATTTCACATCTGTTTCTAATATTTAGAGATGTCTGATTTTATAATTAGATCTTCCTCTGTTTTAAGCGCGAACAAAATAGTCCAAGATCTAATTATAAAATACCTAACTTATAAAGGATTTATATGTTAGAAAAATGGATTAATATACTTAATAAGTTAGATTTCGCTTTTCAACCCATTATCCACACCTATACTGGAAAGATTTATGGCGTAGAAGCACTTCTTAGAAATGTGGAGATTGCAACAGAATACCACAACATACAAAATCTTTTTGATTGTGCTTTTGAAGATGACCTTCTTTATCAAGTCGATTTAGAGCTTCGAAAAAAAGCGATTAAAAAACTCAAAATGCTTGATATTGAAAATGTCAAACTCTTTTATAACTTAGATAATCGAATCATCTACAGTAAGAACTGTCCACAAGGACAAACAGCCAAACTGCTTGAAGAGAATGGGTTAAAAAAAGATGCCATCTGTTTTGAACTGAGTGAAAAGGGAAGCATGATAGAACAAAGTGCTCTTTCCTCTATGATTCAAAAGTATAAAAAAGATGGTTACAGCATTGCCATTGATGATTTTGGTATTGGAGTATCGGGTCTAAAACTTCTTTATTACAGTGAAGCCAATATCATCAAACTCGATCGTTTTTTTATTACGAATATTCATAATGACTCAAAGAAAAAGCTTTTTTGTACTTCCATAATTGACATGGCGCACACCATGGGAATGAAAGTGGTTGCTGAAGGGATTGAGAAAAAAGAGGAGTATTATACGTGTAAAGATATGGGTGTGGATTTTATTCAAGGCTTTTTGGTACAAAAACCCACCATCAAAGTCAAACAAATTGAACCCATATATAAAAACATCCTCAAACTCTTAAAACAAGACCGACGAGATGAAAACAAAAACAATATTGATTCCAGTTTCATTGAATACATCAAACCCATCAATATCAATACATCACTGCATGATCTTTTTTTATACTTTAAAAACCAACCTCATAATACGTTTGTACCCATTGTTGATAATTATGACCACTTAAAAGGGGTCATTTATGAAGTGGATATTAAAAAAATATCCTACTCTCAATATGGTTTGTCATTGGCCAAAAATGTGTCGTACAGCAGTAACTTGTGTAAGTTTTTAAAACCAGCACTTTGTGTAGAAGCGACATGGGGAATTGATAAAACATTAGAAATATACAATATGAATCAAGATCACTCCCGAGGAATTTTTGTCACCAAAGCCAATAAGTATCATGGCTTTATCAATGTCAACTCTTTGCTTTCACTTTCACATAAACGTACCATTGAGATTGCAAAAAATCAAAACCCATTAACCAAACTTCCTGGGAACAACCAAATTGAAGAGTATATCTATAAAAGTTTCAAACAACTCAGAAATGAGATGGGCTTTCATATGCTCTATTTCGATTTCAATGATTTTAAACCCTTTAATGATTCGTATGGTTTCAGACAAGGAGATCGTGCCATTTTAATCTTTTCAGAACTGCTTCAAAAACTGCTGCCAAGCGATGTCTTTATTGGACACATTGGAGGAGATGATTTCTTTATTGGCTTTAAAGAGTATGATTATGAAACCGTATATGAATTTGCACATACCATTCAAAGAGAGTTTGAATCCTCCGTTGCCAATCTTTACAACAAAGAAGATCGTGAAAGAGAATTCATGGTGTGCACTGACCGATTTAATATTCAACGAGAGTTCAAACTGCTCTCTGTGGCTTGTGCCATTGTAGAAATTGGTCCAAAAACAGTTAAAAAGAACTTCGATTTTACATTAGGAAAAATCAAAAAAGTCTCTAAAAAAGCCACCAATCCTATCGGAGTGTGCTTGTAACCAAAGTGTAACTGACGTGTCTTACAATTTCACCATAGAAATTAACACACGGAGTTGAAAATGAATTTAAGAAAATCTGCTTTAGCATTAATTGCTGCTGCTACTGTTGCTTCATCTTTAGGAGCAAATGATCAAATTAGAATTGTTGGGTCATCTACTGTTTACCCATTTACAAGTTACGTTGCTGAAGAATTTGGTGCGACAACGGGTTTTAAAACACCTGTCGTTGAATCAACTGGTTCAGGTGGTGGTATGAAAATTTTCTGTGCAGGTGCAGGAGTTGATACTCCAAGTTTTACAAATGCTTCACGACCAATGAAAGATAAAGAGTTCGCAACGTGTCAAAAAAATGGTGTAAAAGAGATCACTGGTTTCATGGTAGGATATGATGGGATTGCAATTGCTCAAAGCAATGACAATGCTCCATTAAACTTAACAAAAGAGCAAATTTTCTTAGCATTAGCACAAGAAGTTCCTTCAAAAGATGGTAAAAAATTGATCCCTAACCCATATAAAAAATGGAGTGATATTGACCCTTCATTACCAAACAGAGAAATCAGAATGATTGGTGCTCCAACAACATCTGGAACAAGAGACTCATTTGATGAAATGGTGATGGAACACGCTTCTAAAAACTTTAAAATCTATGGTGGGAAATACAAAAAAATCAGAACGGATGGTGCATATATCCCTGGTGGTGAAAACGACAATTTAATCGTTCAACAATTAACACAAGATAAAGCCGCTTTAGGTTACTTCGGTTACAGCTTCTTAGAAGAGAACCATGACAAAATCAATGGTGTGACTTTAAATGGAATTGCGCCAACTGCTGAAAATATTGCAAACGGGAAATACCCAGTATCAAGAAGTCTGTTTATGTATATGAAAAATGGGCACATTGGAAAAGTTAAAGGTGTTGCTGAGTTCTTAGATCTTTATGCTACAAAAGCAATGATTGGACCAAAAGGTGTTTTAAGAAACATTGGTTTAATCCCTATGCAAGACAAAATGCTTAAAGAGGTTCAAGCTTCTGTAAAAGCAAGAACACTTTTAACTGCTGATATGGTTAAACACAAAACAGTTCTACCAGTAAAATAAATAGAACATTATTAAAATAAAATCCTATAAAACCTCTGCTTATTTAAGTAGAGGTTTTATTAGTTAGAAAAGAAAGGTTATTCTATGTCAAATGACTCTTTATATTTGATATTCTTTGGAGGGCTTATTCCACTCATCTTTATTGCCTATATGATTGGAAAAAATAAAGCTCAAGTCATATCAAATAAAGGCATTCATATAAACTCTCAACCTGAGCAATATGGATGGTTTACCGCACTTTATACAGGGCTTCCTGTGATCATGCTTTTAGTGACTGTAATGTTTTTATATCTGTTTGGACTAAAATCTGTTCCACCCATGCTTATTGTTATTTCATCTTTAGCTTTAGGGGCCATTTCACTTATTTTTGTTGTTAAACGTTTAAGCCCAACTACAAAAGCTCGTGACTCTATTGAGTCTTTTATTCGAATTGTTCTTATCTTCGCTTCACTTATTTCAGTATTGACCACTTTTGGTATTCTTTTTTCAATTATTTTCGAATCAATTCATTTTTTCCAACGTGAAAGCTTTTTTGGATTTATTTTTGGTACCGATTGGAATCCTGATACAGCCTTTTTAGAGGGTGCTGGACGAGCAACTGAAGGTGTTGCCCAAGCACAATTTGGTGCAGTGCCTATTTTTGCTGGTACCTTTTATATTACTCTTATTGCGATGGCTGTAGCAGTACCTATTGGTATTTTAAGTGCGGTGTTTATGTCAGAGTATGCGAGCAAGAAAGTGCGAAATACGATTAAACCCACTCTTGAGATTTTAGCAGGTATTCCAACCGTTGTGTATGGATTCTTTGCGGCCATTACTGTGGCACCTTTTATTGTGAATGTTTTCAGTGCTTTGGGTATTGATGCATCATATCGAAGTGCATTGGGTGCAGGTGTGGTGATGGGGATCATGATTATTCCTATTATTTCCAGTTTAAGTGATGACGTTATCAGCTCTGTGCCACAAAACATTCGAAACGGTTCATTAGCCCTTGGAATGAACAAAGCAGAAACGATTATGTTTGTTGTTATTCCTTCAGCCATGCCAGGGATTATTGCTGCTGTGTTATTGGGTATTTCAAGAGCATTGGGTGAAACCATGATTGTTGTAATGGCAGCAAGTTTACGACCAAACTTAACCATGAACCCTTTAGAAGATATGACCACCGTTACAGTTAAAATCGTAGAGTCTCTTGTAGGGGACCAAGAATTTGACAGTTCATTAACGCTTTCAGCCTTTGCGCTTGGTTTGGTTCTATTTGTTGTAACTCTTATTATTAATATTATTTCAATTACAACCATTAGAAAATTCCACCAAAAATATAAAATTTCGAATCTGTAAGGCAGCATGATGAAAAAAACAAACGACTTTTACATACCACAAATTGCACAACGAAACAGAAAAGCCAAACGCTTTATGTATATTACAATGGCAGCCGTGATTCTTTCACTCTCTTTTTTAGGTTTTTTCTTGTTTGATATTGTTAAAAATGGTTACCCTGCATTTCAACAATCTTATATCAAAGTTGATGTGACCATCGATGAAGAGGCTGCTGAAAACCCTTACGGTATTTTTGATCGTGACATGAGTCAAATCATCAGCCGTGCTTGGTTACGAAGCCTTCCTCAAGAAATCAGAGAAAATCCAGAATGGATGGGAACCACTCAAACATTTTGGGCATTAACCAATGCAGAAGCAGACCAACATGTCAAAGGGAAACATTCACGACTGAAACAACGAACAAAAGATAAAATCGATCAACTCTTAGCGCAAGGTGAGATTGAAAAACGATTTAACGTCATTTTCTTTTTCACGGGAGATTCAAAGATTCCTGAAAATGCAGGTTTTTATGCTGCGATGATTGGTTCAGTTTTAACCATGATTGTAACGATGTCATTGGCAGTACCTATTGGAGTGATGACCGCCATTTATCTTGAAGAGTTTGCTCCCGATAACAAAGTAACACAAATCATTGAAGTGAACATCAATAACCTTGCAGCCATACCTTCAATTTTGTTTGGTCTATTGGGCTTGGCTATTTTCATTAACTTCTTTGGGGTTCCAAGAAGTTCACCACTGGTTGGGGGTATGACACTGGCATTGATGTCCTTACCTATTATCATTGTAAGTTCAAAAGCAGCTCTTAAATCCGTACCAGCAAGTATTCGACAAGCAGGTTATGGATTGGGATTAACAAAATGGCAAGTGACACGTGACCACGTTTTACCTTTAGCATTCCCTGGTATTTTAACGGGTTCAATCATCGCTTTAGCACAAGCCATGGGGGAAACTGCTCCTTTGATTATTGTAGGGATGATTGCTTTTGTTCCTGATGCGGTGACCAATATCACATCAGCTGCAACGGTTATGCCAGCGCAAATTTTCACATGGTCAGGAATGCCAGAGCGCGCCTATATTGAAAAAACAGCCGCAGGTATTATTGTACTGTTAACGGTTCTTATTTCTTTAAATACCATTGCTGTGTTGTTAAGAAAGAAATTTGAAGTTAAATGGTGAGAAGCGCTAAGGCAAAGCCAACTGCTTGGCTTTGTTAGCTTCGAAACCGAAGTTGTTGTGCGAAAATGTTGAGCACCAACGAAGGGGAAGCGTTCTTTTGAAGTTGTTGTGCGAAAGTTTTGAGCACCAACAAAGGCTAAAAAGCATAAATAAAATTAGAGATAAAAGAGAAAAATTATGAGTAAACAAAACGTTAAAGTAGATGTCAAAGATTTAAACTTATGGTACGCAAATAATCATGCTTTACATGATATTAATATTGATTTATATGAAAACAAAATCACTGCACTTATTGGTGCATCAGGGTGTGGTAAATCGACCTTTTTACGATGCTTGAACCGTATGAACGATTTGGTTGCCAGTGCAAAAATAAAAGGAAACGTTGTCATTGATAAAAAAAATATTTATGACAAAGATGTGGACGTAGTAAGTGTACGAAAACGAATTGGTATGGTGTTTCAACAACCCAACCCTTTTCCTAAATCAATCTATGAAAATGTGGCTTATGCCCCATTGAAACACGGGATTGTTAAAAAAGGGAAAGCGTGTGATGCTTTAGTTGAAGAGTCACTTCATGGAGCAGGTATTTGGGATGAAGTTAAAGATAAACTCCATGCTCCTGGAACATCACTCTCAGGTGGTCAACAACAACGGTTATGTATTGCACGAACGATTGCTGTGCGACCCGATGTTATTTTAATGGATGAACCAACCTCAGCTTTAGACCCAATCAGTACAGAAAAAATTGAAGCTTTAATGTTGGAACTAAAGAAAAAATATACCATCATCACAGTGACACACAATATGCAACAAGCTGCACGGGTTGCAGACTATACAGCGTTTTTCCATTTAGGTCAACTCATTGAGTATGACGAAACGGAAACGATTTTTGTAAACCCAAAAGAGAAAAAAACAGAAGATTATATTACAGGAAGGTTTGGATAATGTTACAAGTATTTAAAGAGAAACTTGACACCATTAAAAATGAGATTATTTTTATTGGTGATAAAGTAGTAAAAGCCAATGAGTTGGCACTAAGTGGTTTGGTTGAAGATAAAGCAGAGCTTTTCAATGATGCAAAATCAGAATTGAATAATATTGAGAATCTTTCCAATAAGATTGATAATTTAATTGTAACCACATTGGCACTGCATGCACCAGAAGCAAAAGATTTACGTTCATTGGTTTCATACTTAAAAATCACCAATGAAGTTGTACGAGCAAGTTCAAATACCAAGAGTTTCATCAAAGCGTTTTCAAAAGCAATGAACCATGATGTGGACGTAGAAAAAGTAAAAGAGTATGCTATTCCATTACACAAGTCAACAATTCTTTCACTCAAAACAGCTTTGGTGATGATCAATTTAGCCGATGACAACGACACTGAAGATTACTTTCATAAAGTCATCGTTGAAGAGAGTAAAACTGATGATTTATACTCGATGATTGAAAAAAATTTATTAAAGCTGATTACTAAAAACAGAGATCTTTCAAAAGACTATTTTGATCTATTGGGTTCATTTCGACGTTTAGAGAAAGTGGCCGACCGAGCAGCGAGTATTGCAAACTTACTTCTGTTTGCTCATATAGGTGGGGAAATTCTCCAAGCATAATAAGAAATATGGTACAATATTGCCATGAAAAGAGCAGTATTAAAAATAAAACGATACTTCAGTTATAACTATGAAGTACTCATTGCAGCGTTGCTGTTTGTTACCATTGTATTTGTCGGTTTGGAGTTTTACAAAGCCATTATCTTGATGCTTGAATTCATCGTGATCATGGAAGTTGTAAAGATGGTATCTGACTTTATTAAAAAAGAGAAGTTAAGATTACGATTTGTTATTGATATTTTTATCATTTTCTTGATTCGTGATGTTATTATTTTAGCTTCACATAGAACAAAAGACTACTTTGATATTGCCTTTTTATTGGGTGTCATTTTTGTCTTTTTCATCTTTAGAATTTTTGCGATTAAGTTCTCTCCGGGAGTGATTAAAATCTCTAAAGACACAGTGATTGAATATGAAGACGATAGAAAGTCAAAAAAAATCTCAAAAAATGACCCTAAGGTGCAACTTGGAAAAGAATACGATACTGATAGTTGAAGATGAAGAAGATATTTTAGAACTGTTGGAGTATACCCTTCAAAAAGAGGGGTATGACACCATCGGTTTTACAAAAGTCAATCAAGCTTTGGAAGATATTTTCGAAGAAGAGAGCATCGACTTGGTGCTTATGGACAGAAACCTTCCGGGCATTGATGGTACCTCATTTATAAAAAATATCAAACAACAAGGCATCAATGTGCCAGTGATTTACGTCACTGCCAAAGATAAAGAAGAGGACATCTTAAATGGTTTTGATGCTCATGCAGATGACTATATCACAAAACCTTTTAACTTAAAAGAGTTATGTGCACGCGTTAAAGCGATACTAAAACGTACTAAAAAAAGTGTTGAGATTTTAAAAGTCAAAGACATTGTCTATAAAAAATCCAATAAAAAATTTTATATCGATGAAAAAGAGATAGAACTCACGCACTTAGAGCATGATCTGTTCTTAGAGTTCATTAAAAACAAAGACATTCTGCTTTCAAGAGAACACCTTTTAGAAGCCGTTTGGGAAGACTCATTTGATAAAAAACTCAAAACAGTCAATGTAGCCGTGAAACGTCTTAAAGCTAAAATTGACCCTAAAGGGAAAAAAGAGTACATCAAATCAATTCGTGGTGAAGGGTACATCTTTTGCTAAAAATTCACCAGCTCTTTTTACGCTCTTTTATTCTTGTGTTTTTTGCGGTTTTACTCTCGGTGAGTATCACCACCTATTTTTGGATTAAAGCCACCTATCTTGAAGAGATTGAAAAAAACATGTCTCAAAACATCGATGCATTGATTGTATCTTTAAACTCACTGGATAATTTAGATGCAATGGTACAAGAGTTTAAAGATAAAACCAATCTTCGTCTGACCATTATCAATGCTTCTGGAAAGGTCATTGCAGAAAGCCATGAAGACAAACACTCAATGGACAATCACCTCAATCGAAAAGAGATTGTGAACCTGCAAGAAGATGGTGTGGGAAAGATTATTCGCCACTCTAAAACCATTGACAAAGACCTTTTATATATTGCAAAAAAAGTAAAAATCAATGATGAAACCATCTACATACGAATGGCGGATTCCATTGAAAAGATTCAAAACCAATTCATCGGCTTAACCTTTCAAATCATGGGCATTTTTGCTGTGTTTATTATCTTTGTATTTATTATTACCTATATCATCAGTCATCGTATTCGTATTCAAACGGATAAAATCCT is part of the Candidatus Marinarcus aquaticus genome and encodes:
- the pstC gene encoding phosphate ABC transporter permease subunit PstC, with protein sequence MESFIRIVLIFASLISVLTTFGILFSIIFESIHFFQRESFFGFIFGTDWNPDTAFLEGAGRATEGVAQAQFGAVPIFAGTFYITLIAMAVAVPIGILSAVFMSEYASKKVRNTIKPTLEILAGIPTVVYGFFAAITVAPFIVNVFSALGIDASYRSALGAGVVMGIMIIPIISSLSDDVISSVPQNIRNGSLALGMNKAETIMFVVIPSAMPGIIAAVLLGISRALGETMIVVMAASLRPNLTMNPLEDMTTVTVKIVESLVGDQEFDSSLTLSAFALGLVLFVVTLIINIISITTIRKFHQKYKISNL
- the prfA gene encoding peptide chain release factor 1 → MLQDKLQPFLDRYEEINNLLVSPDITTNIKKMTELSKEQSSLEAIVNAAKEYLQVIHDIEENKQLLEDSELGELAKEELKELEPKKIELESEIKILLVPKDPNDDKNIYLELRAGTGGDEAAIFVGDLFRAYLRYAELKGWKVEVMSSSESEAGGYKEMVFLVKGDQVYSRLKFEGGTHRVQRVPATESQGRVHTSAITVAVMPEIDDVEIEINPNDLKIDVMRSSGCGGQSVNTTDSAVRITHLPTGIVVTNQDQKSQHKNKEKAMKVLKARLYDLQMQEQQEKEGANRKEQVGTGDRSGRIRTYNYPQNRVSDHRINLTLYRLENIMEDGVFDEIIDPLIANHQAQLMEASGL
- the pstB gene encoding phosphate ABC transporter ATP-binding protein PstB; protein product: MSKQNVKVDVKDLNLWYANNHALHDINIDLYENKITALIGASGCGKSTFLRCLNRMNDLVASAKIKGNVVIDKKNIYDKDVDVVSVRKRIGMVFQQPNPFPKSIYENVAYAPLKHGIVKKGKACDALVEESLHGAGIWDEVKDKLHAPGTSLSGGQQQRLCIARTIAVRPDVILMDEPTSALDPISTEKIEALMLELKKKYTIITVTHNMQQAARVADYTAFFHLGQLIEYDETETIFVNPKEKKTEDYITGRFG
- a CDS encoding PstS family phosphate ABC transporter substrate-binding protein gives rise to the protein MNLRKSALALIAAATVASSLGANDQIRIVGSSTVYPFTSYVAEEFGATTGFKTPVVESTGSGGGMKIFCAGAGVDTPSFTNASRPMKDKEFATCQKNGVKEITGFMVGYDGIAIAQSNDNAPLNLTKEQIFLALAQEVPSKDGKKLIPNPYKKWSDIDPSLPNREIRMIGAPTTSGTRDSFDEMVMEHASKNFKIYGGKYKKIRTDGAYIPGGENDNLIVQQLTQDKAALGYFGYSFLEENHDKINGVTLNGIAPTAENIANGKYPVSRSLFMYMKNGHIGKVKGVAEFLDLYATKAMIGPKGVLRNIGLIPMQDKMLKEVQASVKARTLLTADMVKHKTVLPVK
- the pstA gene encoding phosphate ABC transporter permease PstA encodes the protein MKKTNDFYIPQIAQRNRKAKRFMYITMAAVILSLSFLGFFLFDIVKNGYPAFQQSYIKVDVTIDEEAAENPYGIFDRDMSQIISRAWLRSLPQEIRENPEWMGTTQTFWALTNAEADQHVKGKHSRLKQRTKDKIDQLLAQGEIEKRFNVIFFFTGDSKIPENAGFYAAMIGSVLTMIVTMSLAVPIGVMTAIYLEEFAPDNKVTQIIEVNINNLAAIPSILFGLLGLAIFINFFGVPRSSPLVGGMTLALMSLPIIIVSSKAALKSVPASIRQAGYGLGLTKWQVTRDHVLPLAFPGILTGSIIALAQAMGETAPLIIVGMIAFVPDAVTNITSAATVMPAQIFTWSGMPERAYIEKTAAGIIVLLTVLISLNTIAVLLRKKFEVKW
- the rpsT gene encoding 30S ribosomal protein S20, with translation MANHKSAEKRARQTKVRTERNRFYKTRIKNITKDVLSAVEAADKDKALEAMKTANKYLHHCVAKGVLKKGNAARKVSRLQVKVNAL
- a CDS encoding GGDEF domain-containing protein, which translates into the protein MLEKWINILNKLDFAFQPIIHTYTGKIYGVEALLRNVEIATEYHNIQNLFDCAFEDDLLYQVDLELRKKAIKKLKMLDIENVKLFYNLDNRIIYSKNCPQGQTAKLLEENGLKKDAICFELSEKGSMIEQSALSSMIQKYKKDGYSIAIDDFGIGVSGLKLLYYSEANIIKLDRFFITNIHNDSKKKLFCTSIIDMAHTMGMKVVAEGIEKKEEYYTCKDMGVDFIQGFLVQKPTIKVKQIEPIYKNILKLLKQDRRDENKNNIDSSFIEYIKPININTSLHDLFLYFKNQPHNTFVPIVDNYDHLKGVIYEVDIKKISYSQYGLSLAKNVSYSSNLCKFLKPALCVEATWGIDKTLEIYNMNQDHSRGIFVTKANKYHGFINVNSLLSLSHKRTIEIAKNQNPLTKLPGNNQIEEYIYKSFKQLRNEMGFHMLYFDFNDFKPFNDSYGFRQGDRAILIFSELLQKLLPSDVFIGHIGGDDFFIGFKEYDYETVYEFAHTIQREFESSVANLYNKEDREREFMVCTDRFNIQREFKLLSVACAIVEIGPKTVKKNFDFTLGKIKKVSKKATNPIGVCL
- the glmM gene encoding phosphoglucosamine mutase; this encodes MKLFGTDGVRGKAGEFLDAMTAMKLAMAAGIFFRKQSYTNKILVGKDTRRSGYMIENALVSGLTAVGYDVIQIGPMPTPAIAYLTESMRCDAGIMLSASHNPFDDNGIKFFNKNGDKLGTGCEAEIEKIFYNDELIKSSQVTGKQIGASKRIDDVIGRYIVSIKSSFPKDLSLNGMRIVLDCANGAAYKVGPTILEELGAEVITINNKPNGYNINEDCGALHPKNVGKIVQEVRADIGIALDGDADRLVIVDENGEVVHGDKLIGALCVYLHQEKLLKGQTCVATVMSNKALEDYLQRYELKLNRTDVGDKYILMDMKDNDLNFGGEQSGHIIFGDVAKTGDGLASALQVLAMLIKSGKKASEVLNAFELYPQLLVNLNVSQKLPLDQIEGLEEELESIRSQGIRDLIRYSGTENKMRLLLEGKDEKEVKKAMDKLVAFIQSKI
- the lspA gene encoding signal peptidase II; protein product: MKQRYLVAILLFVAILIIDQYVKMLFVNGLEYEGECLSFVLAYNYGVAFSMFAFLAEYLKYIQIALLLGGAIYLLLNKSVLNYYLLPVALLYAGGIGNIIDRFVHGAVVDYVYWHCGFEFAIFNLADVIIDLAVVLIIWFQFKSSKKEKAEKNNTHLGS